A region from the Halobellus litoreus genome encodes:
- a CDS encoding DUF790 family protein, with the protein MLRKDLLRVSRAGGGYHPQFAGRGERPLAARVVGVFQGHVGEPRHRLDDALDDLEREADDFKLVRGFAALLEREAVFETRAPLPPERVRRVAFESAEAVGGVVDETDRRAALESAADRLGAESEDVERSLYADRDVNEVLSSFDPRWGPDELVEQYNLSLAQTALFDATEVRIRSSDPKRLVSAVKRLGLLYEIRRRGVGSDGVGGAGDVGGAGDDVAAAEAHDADQAEERILIVTGPDALFRRTRRYGTAFARLLRSVAATAEWSLSATIDDRGTDRELHLGPDDVSVPDVEPVAAPTYDSGVEADFAARFANLDLDWELSREPEALAAGARAMIPDFAFDYRPAGSRKSGERESTEGDGDIADTGRTATPFRVYFEVMGFWTPEYVEKKLDQFGSVADDVELLVAVDESLGVGEEIESLDHRVVTYSGRVRVKDVVDALRAYESDLVEAAAASLPAEIVPDADVIDRDALAAERGVSVDALDSVTFPDHERIGGTLLRPGVLDALDAEIDAGMSFSDAEAVLDDHGVDDASAVLSRLGYRVAWDGLSGGTVEEK; encoded by the coding sequence GTGCTGAGAAAGGACCTCCTCCGCGTCTCCCGCGCGGGGGGCGGCTACCACCCGCAGTTCGCCGGGCGCGGGGAGCGGCCACTCGCCGCGCGGGTCGTCGGCGTGTTCCAAGGACACGTCGGAGAGCCGCGGCACCGGCTCGACGACGCGCTCGACGACCTGGAGCGGGAGGCCGACGACTTCAAACTCGTCCGGGGGTTCGCCGCGCTGCTCGAACGGGAGGCGGTCTTCGAGACGCGCGCGCCGCTCCCGCCCGAACGCGTTCGACGCGTCGCCTTCGAGTCCGCGGAGGCGGTGGGGGGAGTCGTCGACGAGACGGACCGCCGAGCGGCGCTCGAATCCGCGGCCGATCGCCTCGGGGCCGAGAGCGAGGACGTCGAGCGGTCGCTGTACGCCGACCGCGACGTCAACGAGGTCCTGTCGTCGTTCGATCCCCGCTGGGGACCCGACGAACTCGTCGAGCAGTACAACCTCTCGCTGGCGCAGACCGCGCTGTTTGACGCGACAGAGGTCCGGATCCGGAGTTCGGACCCGAAGCGGCTCGTCTCGGCGGTCAAGCGGCTCGGACTGCTGTACGAGATTCGGCGTCGTGGCGTCGGCTCGGACGGCGTCGGCGGTGCGGGCGATGTCGGCGGCGCGGGCGACGACGTGGCGGCGGCCGAGGCACACGACGCCGATCAGGCCGAAGAGCGGATCCTGATCGTCACCGGCCCCGACGCACTGTTCCGGCGGACGCGCCGGTACGGGACCGCGTTCGCCCGGCTGCTCCGGAGCGTCGCGGCCACCGCCGAGTGGTCGCTGTCGGCGACGATCGACGACCGCGGGACCGATCGCGAGTTGCACCTCGGCCCCGACGACGTCTCGGTCCCGGACGTCGAACCGGTCGCAGCGCCCACCTACGATAGCGGCGTCGAGGCCGACTTCGCCGCCCGCTTTGCGAACCTCGATCTCGACTGGGAACTGTCCAGAGAGCCCGAAGCACTCGCCGCGGGCGCGCGGGCGATGATCCCCGACTTCGCGTTCGACTACCGGCCGGCCGGCTCGCGGAAATCGGGCGAGCGGGAATCGACGGAAGGCGACGGAGACATTGCCGACACCGGAAGGACTGCGACGCCGTTCCGCGTGTACTTCGAGGTGATGGGCTTCTGGACGCCCGAGTACGTCGAGAAGAAACTCGACCAGTTCGGGAGCGTCGCCGACGACGTGGAACTGCTCGTCGCGGTCGACGAGTCGCTGGGCGTCGGCGAGGAGATCGAGTCCCTCGATCACCGCGTCGTCACCTACTCCGGACGCGTCCGGGTGAAAGACGTCGTCGACGCGTTGCGAGCGTACGAGTCCGACCTGGTCGAGGCGGCCGCCGCGTCGCTCCCCGCAGAGATCGTTCCCGACGCCGACGTGATCGACCGCGACGCGTTGGCGGCCGAGCGCGGCGTGAGCGTCGACGCGCTCGATTCGGTGACGTTCCCCGACCACGAGCGCATCGGCGGGACACTACTCCGCCCCGGGGTGCTCGACGCGCTCGACGCCGAGATCGACGCCGGGATGTCGTTCTCGGACGCCGAAGCGGTGCTGGACGACCACGGCGTCGACGACGCCTCCGCGGTACTCTCGCGGCTGGGGTACCGCGTCGCGTGGGACGGACTCTCCGGCGGGACCGTCGAGGAGAAGTGA
- a CDS encoding transcriptional initiation protein Tat, giving the protein MERRTALRLAVVSGAALLGGCLESWPSATGPRNPPDAPAGQSRQPPEQADLVVGTFDFEADDQGALRVFGTVENRGDAQRTATVTVTARIDGESVVRETSLAVEPDGTAEWSVAFETAYEEFASGGTISVDVE; this is encoded by the coding sequence ATGGAGCGACGAACCGCTCTCCGCCTCGCTGTCGTTTCTGGGGCCGCGCTGCTCGGCGGCTGTCTGGAGTCGTGGCCGAGCGCGACGGGGCCGCGGAATCCCCCCGACGCGCCGGCCGGTCAGTCACGGCAACCCCCCGAACAAGCCGACCTCGTCGTCGGGACGTTCGACTTCGAGGCCGACGACCAGGGCGCGCTGCGCGTGTTCGGCACCGTCGAGAACCGCGGCGACGCGCAGCGGACGGCCACGGTCACCGTCACCGCCAGGATCGACGGGGAGTCGGTCGTTCGAGAGACGTCGCTCGCCGTCGAACCCGACGGAACCGCCGAGTGGTCGGTCGCGTTCGAGACCGCCTACGAGGAGTTCGCGAGCGGCGGCACCATCAGCGTCGACGTCGAGTGA
- a CDS encoding RsmB/NOP family class I SAM-dependent RNA methyltransferase yields the protein MQPLERYASLLDDYDAFRTACERPLPSVVRVNTLKASIERARDALDAEGVAYEATDWHPGVLRLDERGPGTSWPYFHGWLHGQEEVSALPALALDPQPGEVVWDACAAPGSKTTQIADLMDDTGVLVGNDNNLGRLSALRHNAERLGITNLAVTNQDARNFSFKPFGDRTEDEKRIEAFDRALVDAPCSCEGTIRKNPDALARWSMEHVKGIVGIQKGILRRAIQATRPGGTVVYSTCTFAPEENEAVLDHALDEANCEIVEWDAPEGFETDPGITEWNGEEYDSSVELAHRVYPHRNDTGGFFCAKLEVTA from the coding sequence ATGCAACCACTGGAGCGGTACGCGTCGCTCCTCGACGACTACGACGCGTTCCGCACGGCGTGCGAGCGGCCGCTGCCGTCGGTCGTCCGCGTCAACACCCTGAAGGCGTCGATCGAGCGCGCCCGCGACGCGCTCGACGCCGAGGGCGTCGCCTACGAAGCGACCGACTGGCACCCCGGCGTGCTCCGACTCGACGAGCGCGGCCCGGGGACCTCCTGGCCGTACTTCCACGGCTGGCTCCACGGCCAGGAGGAGGTCTCCGCGCTCCCGGCGCTGGCGCTCGACCCCCAACCGGGCGAGGTCGTCTGGGACGCCTGCGCCGCTCCGGGCAGCAAGACCACGCAGATCGCGGATCTGATGGACGATACGGGCGTCCTCGTCGGCAACGACAACAATCTCGGGCGACTCTCGGCGCTGCGGCACAACGCCGAGCGCCTGGGCATCACGAACCTCGCCGTGACGAACCAGGACGCGCGCAACTTCTCGTTCAAGCCGTTCGGCGACCGCACCGAGGACGAAAAGCGGATCGAGGCGTTCGACCGCGCGCTCGTCGACGCGCCCTGCTCCTGTGAGGGCACGATCCGGAAGAACCCCGACGCCTTAGCGCGGTGGTCGATGGAGCACGTCAAGGGGATCGTGGGGATTCAGAAGGGGATCCTCCGGCGCGCGATCCAAGCCACTCGACCGGGAGGCACTGTCGTCTACTCCACGTGCACGTTCGCCCCGGAAGAGAACGAAGCCGTTCTCGATCACGCCCTCGACGAGGCGAACTGCGAGATCGTCGAGTGGGACGCGCCCGAGGGCTTCGAGACCGATCCCGGTATTACGGAGTGGAACGGCGAGGAGTACGACTCCTCGGTCGAACTGGCACACCGCGTGTACCCGCACCGAAACGACACGGGCGGGTTCTTCTGCGCCAAGTTGGAGGTGACGGCATGA
- a CDS encoding nucleotide exchange factor GrpE, giving the protein MSEESPESTAAAASAEAADVESDESVEERRDAAVENGVSEADRDSTSAEGEAAGEEKSGSTEPDVPDVADRVAEYDEDLAADVSELESRLATAASELDAREDRIAELESALKRSKADFKNYKKRAKKRQDEIRERATEDFVSRVVSVRDNLVRALDQDEGADIRPGIESTLEEFDRVLEEENVDPIDPDPGTDVDPTRHEVLMRVDDERPEGTVVEVYRPGYEMAGTVLREAQVTVSTGESADDE; this is encoded by the coding sequence ATGAGCGAGGAGTCCCCCGAGAGCACTGCCGCGGCCGCGTCAGCCGAGGCTGCAGACGTCGAGAGCGACGAGAGCGTCGAGGAACGGAGGGACGCTGCCGTCGAAAACGGCGTCTCGGAAGCCGATCGCGACTCGACGAGCGCCGAGGGAGAGGCCGCGGGCGAGGAAAAAAGCGGGTCCACGGAACCCGACGTGCCGGACGTTGCCGACCGCGTCGCCGAGTACGACGAGGACCTCGCCGCGGACGTGTCGGAACTGGAGTCGCGGCTCGCGACGGCGGCGTCCGAACTCGACGCCCGCGAGGACCGCATCGCGGAACTCGAATCCGCGCTGAAGCGCTCGAAGGCGGACTTCAAGAACTACAAGAAGCGCGCGAAGAAGCGACAGGACGAGATCCGAGAGCGGGCGACCGAGGATTTCGTCAGTCGGGTCGTGAGCGTTCGAGACAACCTCGTTCGCGCGCTCGACCAGGACGAGGGCGCCGACATTCGACCGGGAATCGAGTCGACGCTCGAGGAGTTCGACCGCGTGCTGGAGGAGGAAAACGTCGATCCCATCGATCCGGACCCGGGCACGGACGTCGATCCGACCCGTCACGAGGTACTGATGCGCGTCGACGACGAGCGACCCGAGGGGACGGTCGTCGAAGTGTATCGGCCTGGCTACGAGATGGCCGGCACGGTGCTCCGCGAGGCGCAGGTGACCGTCAGCACCGGCGAGTCCGCAGACGACGAATAG
- a CDS encoding DUF5800 family protein has translation MTALSFDEDGVDVVYEGTEFRLEKSLIEEATEKSYPDVTDHEVLKIVEESPSLSGEPRRIADILR, from the coding sequence ATGACTGCGCTCTCGTTCGACGAGGACGGCGTCGACGTCGTCTACGAAGGGACCGAATTCAGGCTCGAAAAGTCGCTCATCGAGGAGGCGACCGAGAAGTCCTACCCGGACGTCACCGACCACGAAGTGCTGAAGATCGTCGAGGAGAGCCCCTCGCTGAGCGGCGAACCGCGCCGGATCGCGGACATCCTCCGCTAA
- a CDS encoding proteasome assembly chaperone family protein — protein sequence MARISVLADDVSLSNPSLVEGFPGVGLVGKIAADHLAEEFEMTHYGNVYCDALPKVAVYQENDAKLQPPVRLYADEDRDLLVLQSDVPVQPAAASELADCLDGWFDENGVTPIYLSGIPTEKSDDAPSLYGLGVAGGVDLVADVGILAPSETGLVSGPTGVLLNTAVEDGRTAVGLVVESDPRFPDPEAARVLIKEGIEPLTDVEVPVDDLVDRAEQIREAKERLAKRMQEASEEESTQARPIGMYQ from the coding sequence ATGGCGCGAATCTCCGTGCTCGCAGACGACGTGTCGCTGTCGAATCCGTCGCTCGTCGAGGGGTTCCCCGGGGTCGGACTCGTCGGCAAGATCGCCGCCGACCACCTCGCCGAGGAGTTCGAGATGACTCACTACGGCAACGTCTACTGCGACGCCCTCCCGAAGGTCGCGGTCTACCAGGAGAACGACGCGAAACTCCAGCCGCCGGTCAGACTCTACGCCGACGAGGACCGGGACCTGCTCGTCCTCCAGAGCGACGTCCCGGTTCAGCCCGCGGCCGCCTCGGAACTGGCGGACTGCCTCGACGGGTGGTTCGACGAGAACGGGGTGACGCCGATCTATCTCTCGGGTATCCCCACGGAGAAGAGCGACGACGCGCCGTCGCTGTACGGCCTGGGCGTCGCGGGGGGCGTCGACCTCGTCGCCGACGTCGGGATCCTCGCCCCGAGCGAGACGGGACTCGTCTCCGGCCCGACGGGCGTGCTGCTGAACACCGCCGTCGAGGACGGGCGAACGGCCGTCGGGTTGGTCGTCGAGTCGGACCCGCGGTTCCCCGACCCGGAGGCCGCACGGGTCCTGATCAAGGAGGGAATCGAACCCCTCACCGACGTCGAGGTCCCCGTCGATGACCTGGTCGACCGCGCCGAACAGATCCGTGAGGCCAAGGAACGCCTCGCGAAGCGGATGCAGGAGGCCAGCGAGGAGGAGAGCACGCAGGCGCGGCCCATCGGGATGTATCAGTAA
- a CDS encoding sodium:calcium antiporter — MVVPDIDPLLLSELAVGAVALYALVTGAQRAIDALLGLARRYDVPEVLIGLTVVAIGTSLPELSAHVTASAGIVSGALDYRTTSAVVLGGNMGSSTTQQFLLFAILLLGFGRIELSNRLLTDTFVPMIVGLVLTLALSWDGTVSRIDGAILLVGFGVYLGFGYLRRQGIPAQGAPSTNVARDSTVAVSMLGLVLLSASILLAVIQDVVAGVLLGGSMVGVLTLGIAASFPELSTVLDGIRRKTPIIAVGTLIGSNIVNPLIGFGLGGVISTYHVPVSVVVWDLPFKIVAAVGLLLYVRYKDGILTRHVGVTLIGLYFVYIVGRMLLFPGQ; from the coding sequence ATGGTCGTCCCCGACATCGATCCGCTTCTCCTGTCTGAACTGGCGGTTGGAGCGGTCGCGCTCTACGCGCTCGTCACCGGGGCGCAGCGAGCTATCGACGCGCTGCTCGGACTCGCGAGACGGTACGACGTGCCGGAGGTACTCATCGGACTGACGGTCGTCGCGATCGGTACCAGCCTCCCTGAGCTCAGTGCGCACGTCACCGCTTCCGCTGGCATCGTCTCGGGCGCGCTCGACTATCGGACGACCTCGGCCGTCGTCCTGGGCGGGAATATGGGCTCGTCGACGACCCAGCAGTTCCTGCTGTTCGCCATCCTCCTGCTCGGGTTCGGTCGGATCGAACTCTCGAACCGGCTCCTGACCGACACCTTCGTCCCGATGATCGTGGGGCTCGTCCTCACGCTGGCGCTGTCCTGGGACGGGACCGTCTCCCGGATCGACGGGGCGATTCTGCTCGTCGGGTTCGGCGTCTACCTCGGCTTCGGGTACCTCCGTCGGCAGGGGATTCCGGCACAGGGCGCGCCGAGTACGAACGTCGCGAGGGACTCGACGGTCGCCGTGAGTATGCTGGGACTCGTCCTCCTCAGCGCGTCGATCCTTCTGGCGGTGATTCAGGACGTCGTCGCCGGCGTGCTGCTCGGCGGATCGATGGTCGGCGTCCTCACGCTCGGGATCGCCGCCTCGTTCCCGGAGCTGAGTACGGTTCTGGACGGAATCCGGCGGAAGACCCCGATCATCGCCGTGGGGACGCTGATCGGGAGCAACATCGTCAACCCCCTGATCGGGTTCGGTCTCGGCGGCGTCATCTCCACGTATCACGTCCCCGTCTCGGTCGTCGTCTGGGACCTCCCGTTCAAGATCGTCGCCGCCGTCGGCCTCCTGCTCTACGTCCGCTACAAGGACGGGATACTCACTCGTCACGTTGGAGTGACGCTGATCGGGCTCTACTTCGTGTACATCGTCGGCCGGATGCTGCTGTTCCCGGGCCAGTGA
- a CDS encoding polymer-forming cytoskeletal protein has protein sequence MALGQDRLDALEIPDGTTVEEHDLVTDGDIVVGGQSTVEFGVRGRNVLAGERVTFGGDIEAEGDCRLDVWCDVAGNVLVGEDAYLGERVHIGGRLMVSGDLDIGDDVDIEEGFEANGWIVIRNPVPTLVFYFVVLSQLLHLGENESAEELANALSGESEDDPLVIPRGSTVSDDAWQASTPATIGDECRLHGNVRAETVTVGRENNIFGSLRARGDVAVGEGTRVHGDVTTRDGTVTIADGAEILGDVSCADLELHDDADVQGTIRASGDMRLIRSKASREAE, from the coding sequence GTGGCACTCGGTCAGGACCGACTCGACGCCTTGGAGATCCCCGACGGGACGACCGTCGAGGAACACGACCTCGTGACCGACGGGGACATCGTCGTCGGCGGGCAGAGCACCGTCGAGTTCGGCGTCCGCGGGCGGAACGTCCTCGCCGGCGAGCGCGTCACCTTCGGCGGCGACATCGAGGCCGAGGGCGACTGTCGCCTCGACGTCTGGTGCGACGTCGCCGGCAACGTCCTCGTCGGCGAGGACGCCTACCTCGGCGAGCGCGTCCACATCGGCGGTCGGCTGATGGTCTCCGGAGACCTGGACATCGGCGACGACGTCGACATCGAGGAGGGCTTCGAGGCCAACGGCTGGATCGTCATCCGCAATCCGGTGCCGACGCTTGTCTTCTACTTCGTCGTCCTCTCGCAACTGCTCCACCTCGGCGAGAACGAGAGCGCCGAAGAACTCGCGAACGCGCTCTCCGGGGAGAGCGAGGACGACCCGCTCGTGATCCCGCGCGGATCGACCGTCTCCGACGACGCCTGGCAGGCCTCGACGCCCGCGACGATCGGCGACGAGTGTCGGCTCCATGGCAACGTCCGCGCGGAGACGGTCACGGTCGGTCGGGAAAATAACATCTTCGGCAGCCTCCGGGCCCGCGGCGACGTCGCGGTCGGCGAGGGGACGCGCGTGCACGGCGACGTGACGACCCGGGACGGCACCGTCACCATCGCCGACGGGGCCGAGATCCTCGGCGACGTCTCCTGTGCGGATCTGGAACTCCACGACGACGCCGACGTCCAGGGGACGATCCGGGCCTCGGGCGATATGCGGCTGATTCGCTCGAAAGCGAGCCGCGAAGCCGAATGA
- a CDS encoding DUF4349 domain-containing protein: MVSRRTLGLVAVVALVAIAGCGATGSGGGDGGGAGSYEQATGVEADRAAQATGTPAPEAANGGDGGGDASGDVVNTNGRAIIRTGTVAVEVENFESARSDLTAAVEGYGGYVSDSRQDRRQIGNETWVRGELVLRVPREDFDALVNDTRGLGEVQSIEVNSRDVTDQLVDIEARLENLRAERDRLRELYDQANTTEDVLAVQRELSDVQGEIERLEARQQSLQDQVAYSTLTVRLEEPRPTPNRVAPDRWYDTPVLSAFMQSVDGVVVVARAAVVGFAFALPYLLAFSLPVLVVGGVLWRVAVRFRTES; encoded by the coding sequence ATGGTATCGAGACGTACACTCGGACTCGTCGCGGTGGTCGCACTCGTCGCAATCGCCGGGTGCGGGGCCACCGGCAGCGGCGGGGGTGACGGCGGGGGCGCCGGCAGCTACGAACAGGCGACTGGCGTCGAGGCCGACCGGGCGGCACAGGCCACCGGGACGCCCGCGCCGGAGGCGGCGAACGGCGGTGACGGCGGCGGCGACGCGTCGGGCGACGTCGTCAACACGAACGGACGCGCGATCATCCGGACCGGCACCGTCGCCGTCGAGGTCGAGAACTTCGAGTCGGCCCGGTCGGACCTCACCGCGGCCGTCGAGGGCTACGGCGGCTACGTCAGCGACAGCCGACAGGACCGCAGACAGATCGGTAACGAGACGTGGGTGCGCGGCGAGTTAGTGCTGCGCGTTCCGAGGGAGGACTTCGACGCGCTCGTCAACGACACCCGCGGCCTCGGCGAGGTCCAGTCGATCGAGGTGAACTCCCGGGACGTGACCGACCAACTCGTCGACATCGAGGCGCGACTGGAGAACCTTCGCGCCGAACGCGACCGCCTGCGGGAACTCTACGACCAAGCGAACACCACGGAGGACGTCCTGGCGGTCCAGCGGGAACTCTCGGACGTGCAGGGGGAAATCGAGCGACTGGAAGCCAGACAGCAGTCGCTTCAGGACCAGGTCGCCTACTCGACGCTGACGGTTCGGCTCGAAGAGCCGCGGCCGACGCCGAACCGGGTCGCCCCGGACCGCTGGTACGACACGCCGGTGCTGTCGGCGTTTATGCAGTCGGTCGACGGGGTCGTCGTCGTCGCGCGGGCGGCCGTCGTCGGCTTCGCGTTCGCGCTGCCGTACCTCCTCGCGTTCTCGCTGCCGGTCCTCGTCGTGGGCGGCGTGCTCTGGCGGGTGGCAGTTCGGTTCAGAACGGAGTCGTGA
- a CDS encoding DUF7122 family protein — MTDANDSDAGTNDATPPENDGQRFDRLPATAAERVVPGRPTREEVVGWWEQRYGVPPETWEGHTFWEKGNGKLWAFAADVVSPIAVEGLGLRILRTRQEHWKPSTNAVQRFATEATKNVVVLDGDEATRFAKGEDQELPRWDGDWGYVVAAHEIAGAVEPIGVGLYLHGELRSTVPKGRREDLS, encoded by the coding sequence ATGACGGACGCGAACGACAGCGATGCGGGGACGAATGACGCGACCCCGCCGGAGAACGACGGCCAGCGGTTCGACCGCCTGCCGGCGACCGCCGCCGAGCGCGTCGTTCCCGGCCGGCCTACCCGTGAGGAGGTCGTCGGCTGGTGGGAGCAGCGGTACGGCGTCCCGCCCGAAACGTGGGAGGGCCACACGTTCTGGGAGAAAGGAAACGGGAAGCTGTGGGCGTTCGCCGCCGACGTCGTCTCGCCGATCGCGGTCGAGGGGCTCGGCCTCCGAATCCTGCGCACCCGACAGGAGCACTGGAAGCCCTCGACGAACGCCGTCCAGCGCTTCGCGACGGAGGCGACGAAGAACGTCGTCGTGCTCGACGGCGACGAAGCGACACGGTTCGCGAAGGGCGAGGACCAAGAGCTCCCGCGCTGGGACGGCGACTGGGGGTACGTCGTCGCCGCTCACGAGATCGCCGGTGCCGTGGAACCGATCGGCGTCGGCCTGTACCTCCACGGCGAACTCCGCTCGACGGTCCCGAAGGGGCGTCGCGAGGACCTGTCGTAG
- a CDS encoding dolichyl-phosphate hexose transferase gives MTEYTFDDLAVVMGTYNEEAAIETVLSDIDDVTDGRAEVVCVDSSSDRTPEIAREHGATVIEQPPMGYGYAVREAVLAPDRPVVVTTDCDDTYPMEKLPQFLELINEGYDVVSGDRLYYGAEAMPGLNRLGNAAFALLASGLMGERVHDTTTGMRAYRRELLHDIEWTENTGLSAELLIRPLMRGYEIREEPIPYRERAGETKLDPLGGGAAIAKSIVKVCLEERFG, from the coding sequence ATGACCGAGTACACCTTCGACGACCTCGCGGTCGTGATGGGGACGTACAACGAGGAGGCCGCTATCGAGACGGTGCTGTCGGACATCGACGACGTGACAGACGGTCGCGCAGAAGTCGTCTGCGTCGACAGTTCGAGCGACAGAACCCCCGAAATCGCCCGCGAACACGGCGCGACCGTGATCGAACAGCCGCCGATGGGCTACGGCTACGCCGTCCGCGAGGCCGTCCTCGCGCCGGATCGGCCCGTCGTCGTCACGACCGACTGCGACGACACGTATCCGATGGAGAAACTCCCGCAGTTCCTCGAACTGATCAACGAGGGCTACGACGTCGTCTCCGGCGACCGACTCTACTATGGGGCCGAAGCGATGCCCGGTCTGAACCGACTCGGGAACGCCGCCTTCGCGCTGCTCGCCTCGGGACTGATGGGCGAGCGCGTCCACGACACCACGACCGGAATGCGAGCCTACCGCCGGGAACTCCTCCACGACATCGAGTGGACCGAGAACACGGGGTTGTCCGCAGAACTGCTGATCCGGCCCCTGATGCGCGGCTACGAGATCCGCGAGGAGCCGATCCCCTACCGCGAGCGCGCCGGCGAGACCAAACTCGACCCTCTCGGCGGCGGGGCGGCGATCGCGAAGTCGATCGTGAAAGTGTGTCTCGAAGAGCGGTTCGGGTAA